CCCGCAATCATTGTCATCCAAGAAACATTATTTCTTTGAGGCATTAAATCAAAGATGCTTCTAGCTGATTCTATACACCCACAATCAACATACCCACTAATCATTGAGTTCCAAGAAGCCGAGTTTTTCTCCGGCATCTGTTGAAACAAAGAGCATGCCTGGTCCATATTTCCTACTCTCGCATACCCCGAAACCATTGAATTCCAAGATACAACATCTTTTCTTGGAATCTTATCAAACACCCTCTGAGCCTCCGCTAAATCCCCAGATTTCAAATACCCAGATAAGATAGAATTCCACGAAACCACATTCTTCTCCCCCATCTCATCAAACACCTTCTGTGCGGTCAGCATATCACCCAGTTTCGAATACAAATCCAAAAGGGATGTTTGCACGAAAACACAGCGACAGTATCCATACTTATGAACCTGACCATGTACTGAAACTCCACCCATCTTATCTACAATCCTAGCACATGCCCTTAGAGCAGAGGACACAGCAAACGTGGAGGGACACAGTCCCAGTCTCTGCATTTGAACATAAACCAAAAAAGCTTCTTTGAATTGACCATGCTGGGAAAGGAACCGAATTGTGCAACCCCACGAGAACCCATCTGGGATTTGCGATTGGTAAAGGATTAGTCTTAGATATTGAGCAACACTTCTAGAGTAACTGGAATTTGATAGGGTAATTTGGCGCACTAACAGAGGCTCCAAGTGGATTAGACCGTTTATAAGGATGTGTGCATGGATTTGCTTTGCCTGGTTGATAGTTAGGCAATTGTTCAAACAGGTTGTCAGCTTGTGTGCCAGCATTCAGATTACGAGGTATTTTGCTTCTTGCTTCTCTGTGTTATGTTAATGGTGGTTGTGGAAGagaaacacaaaggaaaaaCTGTTGGGCGATGATTTTGGCCCAACCGCTACCTTGATTAATCTCGGGCAGGGAAGTGTATTGGGCTTGGGCTAAGTTTCTGTGTTATGTTAATGGTGGTTGTGGAAGagaaacacaaaggaaaaaCTGTTGGGCGATGATTTTGGCCCAACCGCTACCTTGATTAATCTCGGGCAGGGAAGTGTATTGGGCTTGGGCTAAGTTTCTGTTGAAAATATTCTCTGTGCCTTACTCTCCTGTGTTCATTATGTAATTGTTGCGTTGGGACGCTAGCTTCTATAGTCCGATAGGAGCTTTTGGTTTGGGCTCGATCATCCTGACTCAAACTGTGGGCTTTAGGCCCGCACTCTCGACCTTGGCCTGACCGAGTGGATATCTTATATATCAAGAGATATGATCTTAAGATAGGGCATAGACCTAGCCAAAGTAAAAGAATCTTGGTTTTGTCCTTGTGCAAGTTTTACGTTATACAATAACAATGTTTACATTATGGGCACAACATTCACTTTGTGACGAAATGATTATTTTTGCTACAAGATGCACTTATTAGggcaaaattctctctttctcccttgcataattgtttttatgttgtttggattttgtttctttttcatcatcttcttcttcttcttcttcttcttcttcttttatgcGCATGTATCTTTTAACCTCCTAAATTTAATGGCAACTAAAGTCGTCTAAAAAgtcctaaaatttattttatgcacaCGTATCTTTTGACCTCCTAAATTCATGAGTACCTCAAGGCCAAGAGATGGGATACACCCAAAGATTATTTCAAAAAGTTAAGAggttttggaaaaagaaaaaaatcctgTGTAATAGGGATTTTTTCTCTTACCCTTACCCCTCGGTCCCTTCCTTTTTGGGTTGGTATATATGAAAGGAGCTTCATGAGTACCTCAAGCTCAAGAAGTTATTGGTAATGGGCCGGTCTCGGGTGGCCCCTTGGgagtggtatatatatatattttcatttggtCCTCGAACCACTCCAGGCCCAATGGCAGCGAGCCACTCCCAAAgctcttgggggtggttcggccacccccattttacAAGTTGGAGGTGGCCAAACTACCCCCATGggcctatgggggtggttcggccaccccctatagGCAGGGGCGGAACCAGGATTTCTGGTGTAGGGgacagacttttttttttttaataaattaggaacattgacttatataaatacaaaagcacataaataaatataatttagaggaaacttcactttggccccctgaactttcaaaactctcacttcgGACCCTTAaactttgatttgctctcaTTTAGGACCCCTCCGTTAGTTTTCCACGTTAAACTCAAACAGTTTGTaattttatgcccattatacccccaCCCAGTTTACTTGAAATTTCGAANNNNNNNNNNNNNNNNNNNNNNNNNNNNNNNNNNNNNNNNNNNNNNNNNNNNNNNNNNNNNNNNNNNNNNNNNNNNNNNNNNNNNNNNNNNNNNNNNNNNttaaaaaaaaatgttttgaaattaagggtaaagttgaaattttataaaaaaatcagggatataAACGTTATtgaatgtttaaaatctgacaaattggtctaaattgattgcaattgaaagttcaatgaactaaattgaaaaattctaaaatttaaagtagatttatcaaattgaataaaagttcaaaaatttttaGTAAAGctcctcatttttctcttttctttttccctcaaaacaaaaattccacgtgaaaatgacaaaaaataaattttattttaagaaagatGAGTGAGATTTTGCTTTGTCTGTCCCATCCATCTATTTTTATAACATGCAAAGTTGGCGTGGAGAAGAGAACAAGATCAtggatttcttttttataattattattttcaatcaaatccgggaaaaggaaaaggataaAAGATCATGAATGTGACTTTCTAATTAATGGTTCACATCTCTCTGCCACTTGGTTGTAGAAGCATGCCACGTGCTTTCTCACAGTCACTGATATGGAGATCTATGTGCTACAATTCCCAGGCTTTGTTTggtaggaaagaaaagaaaaataaaaaataaaacataaaacataaaacgaaagatatttgttattttcattttatttatcaatatgCTACCACTACTACAACTTTTTTTTCTACATGATTCTGAATGATGCcgttaaaacaattttttattttttggtctattaaattaatatctatTATAATGGAAAAGGCCATCTCACCAACGTATTAACTCATCAACCCGAGTATACCAAATAATCAGCATACAAAATCCACTTCCTCGCCACTTACGAGTCTCTTGAACAACTGTCATAATTAcctctaaaattttcaaatataaaacaaggggcacaatgaaaaataaaagaacacagGAAAAACCACTTCGAGAATGATCATTTGTGAAACAATCAGCGATAAACAGTTGAGAGACTATTATTATAAATAGACAAGACATGCTTGAGCAAAAGATATTTTCGTCTATTATAGATATCTTACTAAAAAATATCTAGATATtttttagtctattaaattaacatctATTATAATGGAAAAATGACATCTCTCCAACATATTAACTCATCAACCCGAGCTCACCGAATCATAAGCATACAAAATCCATTTCCTCGCCACTTACGAGTCTCCTGAACAATGTCATAATTTCCAGTagatttttcaaatataaaagaaGGGGCacaatgaaaaataagagaACATAGGGAACGCCACTCCGAGAATGATCATTTGTGGAACAATCAACGATAAATAGTTGAGAGACCATCATTATAAATAGAGAAGACAggcctgaaaaaaaaaaaaaaaactttcgtCTATTCTAGATATTTTTACTCGGTTTCATTTCCTTATAATTTTGCCTCAATTTTTCTTTGACTATTCTCATCAACCCGAGTTACCCGAGTTCACCGAATCATTAGCATACAAAATCAACTTCCTCGTCACTTACGCGTCTCCTGAACAACTGTCATAATCACCACatgatttttcaaatataaagcAAGGGGCACGGTGAAAAATAAGATAACGTAAGGGAAGCTAATTCGAGAATGGTCATTTGTGGAACAATTAACGATAAACAGTTGAGATACCGTCATTATAAATAGAGAAGACATGCCAAGTAAAAAGATACTTTAGTTTCTTCTAAATACCTTTACTCTCGGTTTCTTTTACTTATCATTTTgccttaatttttctttaactaTTCTCGTTGGCTCCTCcagaatatttattatttttaggtgCACATTGATGGGTGTTTGGCATAAGAAAAACTAGTCTAACAATATATGTCTTTAAAACATGTGATTcgctttttttttaacacaattaacaaaaatatgtaaCTCACATGCATTTgcatctaaaaaataaaaaaatcacatgctttaagataaaaatgtagatAAAGATAacatacaataaaaatatatatcagtttaataaactatataaaacaaatttatcCTAACATCtttgtcataaaaataaataaataaataaataaaaaatatattcatttgAAATTCCCGCATATTTTAAGAGACAGCCAGCTCATGACCAACCATTCTCACCAGgtccaaaaattgacaatcaaaCAGAGAAAAGGCCAAAGCGTGTCCATCTCTCtcgctcgctctctctctctctctcactctcaacTCCCGCGGGAATGCTGCCGTACCAGACGCTCGACGAGGCCTCGGCCGCGCTGGGCCGAAACCTGACCTACTCGGAGACCCTCTGGTTCACCTACTCGGCCCGGAAGTCCGACTACTTCCTCTACTGCCACaccattctttttctcttcttcgtCTTCTCAGTCATCCCTCTCCCTCTCGTCTTCGTGGAGATCGCGCGCATGGTCGGCTTCGACCGCCACAAGATTCAGCCCAAGGCCAGGCTGACTTTGCCCGAAATGTTTCGCTGCTACAAGGACGTCATGCGCCTCTTCTTTCTCATCGTGGGTCCGCTGCAGCTCGTTTCTTATCCTTCTGTTAAGGtattgtgtttttgtgtgattgttttgggtttttggggatgagatttggattgggttttggtgtttttgttggTAAAGGATTAGTTGGGGTGTTGATTTGTTGGATTTGTGATAGTGGGATTGGTGAATTTTTGGGGGAATTTGTTTTATGTTCGTTCTCATGGGCTTAATAGAATAAGAAATTTGTGATTTTGggtgtgttgattttttttttttttttccctatgaaTTTTTGAATACTTTAGTGGGATTTCAATGCAAGACAAATTCTGTGACTACTGTAACGTGATTTCTGTAATTCAATCTTTTGGCATTGATCCTGATATTGTATGAAGGTCATTACTGCAAATTATTTGATGTCTGTAATGAGAATGAAATAATGGGGTGTTGTATTTTGGGGAGATGTTTGTATTTCTGGCCCTCATTGACTGGAATAACTTTTTGGGTATTGAATTTTAAGCAATTTTCTGCTTATTCACAGATGATTGGGATTCGAACGGGATTGCCATTGCCTTCAGGATGGGAAATTGTTGCACAGTTGGTAGTGTATTTCATGGTAGAGGATTATACGAATTATTGGATCCACAGGTTTCTACATAACAAATGGGGTTACGAGAAGATTCATCGAGTTCACCATGAATATACAGCTCCAATTGGATTTGCAGCACCATATGCGCATTGGGCTGAAATTTTGATCCTCGGGATTCCTTCTTTCCTCGGACCAGCCATGGTGCCTGGCCACATGATCACGTTCTGGTTGTGGATTGCTTTACGGCAGATTGAGGCGATAGAAACTCACAGCGGGTACGCATGCTACCTTTACCTGCTTACTGTACTGCTGTAGTTGATTGTGATGAAATGATGCCAActtttgaatttctttcttttttctctttactAATAGAATTTTATGTAAAGTACTTCGGATTTCAAGGATCTTTAATAGTGACTTACCTTTTTGTTGGTGGGTACTAGATCAGTGTgatgcctttttctttttctttttgttgtttttttttttttttggtggggtgaGAAGGGATTCTTTTCCATGTTGCTATTTTGAGTTTGAGTAGTGAGCTACTGTTAATTTCTAGCAGAAACAAATTGGAAAAACTAATCATTTAtacattagaaaataataaagaatcATTGTgatgcctttttcttttttttttttttttttttgcttggtgAGAAGGGGATTCTTTTCCTTGTTGCTATTTTGCGTTTGATTAGTGGCCCACTGTTAAACTCTTAACAGAAACAAATTGGCAAAACTAGTTATTTATACATTAGCAAATAATAAACTATGAGGAGTATATGCTGAAACTTGGGAAATTTCTGTCGAGTATGTTGCAAGGTCAGGGAATGTTATTTCCCTATACATTAGTGGCAATGTTTCATagtctgtttttgttttggattctTTTTGAATATGTACTTTTAAAGATGCAAAAGTGGAGGGGGATGGGTGTGAGTATGATTGTGATTGTGCACTTTAATATTTCTAGTTCAGTTGCCATACATATGCAACGTAAATATATTGTGTTTggtttcgtttttttattttattttttataataattttatgtcTTGTGCATTCCATCTAATGTCTGCATCATTGATGATTATGATTTGCTTTTTGAACTTTGTAAAAGCTTCTGGCAATGTGCACTCAACTGATTAGTGATTGGAGTTTCAAGAAATTATTGTCATGAGATAGTTCATACTATATGGCTCACTTTGCATATTAAGTAACTTTAAGTTTGACTAccttttaaattcaattttttttttttttttttatagtctCTTTGGATCATATGTCTTGTTCTTGGACCACATGACATATTATAATCTCTTTTTTGGGGGGATTTGTTTTCTAAGCCCATTTTTAGGCAGCAATTGTGCTTGCTAGTCAGCAGTGACTTTACAAAATTTACTGGGTGCCAGGAAGAAAAGTAGATAAAGATGTGCAAGTTGATTACAGTGAGGGAGAGGAAGGACATAGTATTGGTTATGATTATGAAAATAACATAGTAATTTAGTTATGCACACTTCCACGTACCAACATGCTAGAGTTGAGTAAGAGGATGGGAGGAATGCATTAAAGGTGAAggccattttatttattaaatataactGTAaacttgttttccttttccttgaaTTAAGGTTTTTGAGCTTGATGTATCAAATCTGATGCCGATTATATATTGGGTTCAGAAACTTTATCTGCAGCTCTACCTATTATACAATGGTTCCAGTCTAGCgactattgaaaaaaaatatatataccattttaTAGGTGTCTGGGAGTTTTATTCCCAAGAAGTCACTTTCCTGTCGAAGGTGGGTTCCTCTGCAAGCCATGTGGAGCAGTTAGGCAGGATGAGATAGGTTGCAGGGTTATCtatgatgaaaaataaaaacagctCATTTGGTATGCCAACATCATCCAGGATACTATGAAAACAGAAATTCTTAATGGAAAAACAGCTGGTGGAATGACTTGTTCAGTTTTACTTTAGGTCGGCCATTTGTTGATATCTTATTCTTGATGATCTTAacaaatccttaaaaaaaagggtaaatataCTTCAACCCCCTGAACTACCACCCATTTTCGAGTTGGCCCCATGAACTAACAAGTGTGACATTTGGATGTaccaaattaccattttgtataaaaaacaCTCCTCCGTCAGCATTGTTTGTTAGAATGGATGGAAAAGTGATCACACGCATGGCCACTTTTCCATCCATACCTCCACTTTGACCAAAAACTCCTCTTTGACCATTGAAAAACCAGATTTgccttttataattattaaacataccaaaaaaaaaaaatgaccttacccttttaaaaaaacaaagatgatgaagaagaagaaaatctgTACATACAGGTGACCAAACCACCCCCACAATGTGTGGGGGTCCCTCTTTCCATtttgggtggccgaaccaccccttgacttttattttttagttttatttatgttaattttattaatagatAGTCTTATAACACTAAAACTACTATTCCTATAAGAACAAGACGGAgcatggttttttattttagtttgtgGGCCAACTCGAAAGCAGGTAGTAATTGATGTGGCTAAAGTATATTTACTcaccccctcccaaaaaaaaaaaaaataaaataaaattgtatggTATTTGTTGTTTGCAAGAACTTTAGACTAATGAGATGAGTTGGAAAGAAAAGTATTAAGTAAAGTGAAAGTTTTAGATGCTAACTTATATGGAAAAGAATCTATGCAATTTGACCGCAAGATGGTGAGGATATGGCTAGACAATGAAGATGATAATTGCTGCTTTGCAGGCAAggtattaaaagataaacactTTTGGTCTTCTAGTATTACATCAGGCCCTGGGTGGCTTTGGCTAAGAAGGAATATCCTAGTAGCACTTGTGACTTAGATGATTATATTCCAGGAATTTGGCAGTCTCTTAGCTGGCATGCCAATTATCGGTTTGTATGTTTTGGGGTGATGCTTCTTCCATTATTTGGATTTTGTGTTAATCAGCTTTATTAAAGCTGTCCAGTTTCATTTCCAAATGCCACTCTTTATCCTTGTTGTCTTCTGTATTGAACTTTTTACCATTGAGGCCAGTAGCCAGATgttgtaatttatgttttgcCATACAGGTATGACTTCCCTTGGAGTCCCACAAAATATATTCCATTTTATGGTGGTGCTGAGTATCATGACTACCATCATTATGTCGGAGGACAAAGCCAGAGCAACTTTGCTTCAGTTTTCACCTACTGTGATTACATTTATGGAACTGACAAGGTAATATTACAactttgttttacttttgctaTGTACACTTTGTATGATGTTTCTGCAATaacttctttaattattttcattaggGCTATCGGTTTCAGAAGAGGCTCTTTCAGAAGGTAAGCCTGTGGTACTTAATGCTAATTCTGTACTGTGGCATTTTCCGTTGTTTGTTTGAAATCTGTTGTTGAGCATATGGGAGTTCTGGACTCATTTGTTTGGTATATGTTTTTAAGTTTCATGAATTAGTCTGACCATTTGTGATTAATTCCATTATTTTGGAGCATAAAGACAACATTTTGAGTTACTTAAGGAATTTTCTAGACTTTGTTTCCCCATAATTCTATTCAGGTTGGTTTGATATGTAGATATCTGTTATTCTTCTAGGTAGAACAATAAATCAATGAGAAGTTAGAAGTTCATTGATATCTTCCTTTTATAAAGAAATCAACTTCAGGAACGAGTATAATTTCTACTTCAGGAATATTTCATATGGCAAAGGCAtagtcttcttttttctctcaaatacaaAACTCATCGGATGAATAATACCGCTTATCAAGTGAGTTTTACTGGCATTTGAGATTTTGATAAGAGTTGCTCTTTAGACCCAATTacaaatgatatagataaaaacaCTCAACTAGAATTTTTGGTGCAATCGCACCGGAATTGAGACCAAAGGCTGTTCCCTTTTTGGCCGGTTGTGGGCTTTGAATAGTTGTCCCTAGGTTGAATCGCcttgcattttatattttgattattatgCTGAAGTGAAGAACTAACTAGTTAGCTTCAGCCTAGGGTTTTGTATTTACTTGTTCCTtctaattcttttgattttcttttattctaacACAGTTGAATGGGGAGTTGGAAACCAGTGGGGAGCAGAATGGAGGCTCATACCATATTTCTACCCAAGATCTTAAATCTGACTAGTTGTGATTCTGCAGAACCCTATCTGGAACAATGCCCTCTGTTATGTTTCTCACCAGTGACAACTCTCTGAAATCTCTGATTAGAACTTATAAGTATGCTAGTCAAAGTGCAAGTCCTTAGTGGCTAAGGTGGACATTAACTTGGGGATCTTCAAAATTCTGATGCTATGTAGCTCCAGGGGGCAGGGGAGGGGGGGACTTCTATAATGTCAGGGTTtcagaaatttgaaattttggtgttttctgCGTTGTGCTTTAAAACAGACTTTCATGAATTAGGATCTGACTTCTCATTTTGTATGTATATCTTTTcaaattaatatgtttttttttttttttttttttcattatttaacTCGTGAACTGAACGGATATTGTACTAGTTATTATACTAGTttattagagtaatgttatttaatagactgttatacgactgGCATACAACTAAAATGATGTGACGGTGAAAATCAATTGATCAGTGAAAATCATCCCAACACAAGAAATTGATCAAGTGGTGGACAGTTATAAGCTCAAAGTTACAGTTCTATTCCACCACatgattatattttaaaattgttggTGGAGATCAAATCTATTCAAATTTGATTATAGGAAATTTCAATCAATTACAGTAAAATATCtaaaatcaaactcaaggtgaaaATTTATAGAatctaaggtttttttttagcTGGTGACAGTAACAATCGGTGGCGGAGGCCAAAATCTCAATGGAATTGGTAGTGCTGACTGGAATTGATAGCAGGGATGATGATCGAAGATGGGCCTATAACAACAATAAGCCTAAGTAAAGTCAATTATGGGCCAAAATGAGAGTCACAAATGGTTGAAATGAGACCAATTATCAAGCTTAAATGGGTCTCGAtcataaaaaaaggaccacGAAAGCCAAAAAATTTGGGCCAACAAAGGGCTGAAATAAGGCTAATTATAAGCCTTAAATGGGTCTGGATCATCAAACAAGACCACCAAGGCCAAACAAATTGGGCCAACAAAGGCAAACAGTGTGCTACCCACTTCTATTAAGGCTAACAACTATAGGCCTGAAATGGGCCTAAGTCATCATACAAGACCACAAGTGTCATATATTTGGGCCAACAAAAACCGGACCacatggataaaaaaaataaaaaataaaaaatcgtcaATCACCACTCACCAGCATCCATTATATGTGGTGGACCAATTGGAATTGAAACAACAGAGGTGCTGCCATCGTGGGTCCTGGGATGTcggaaaaagtaaaaaaaagggAGTGCACATGAGGATTGAGATCCTCACCGAttagaaagaaattgaagattcttaaattattaattatagttgatcattttaaatttaataatttataaaatgttAACTGTTTTTGTATAACCGAATCATTAAAcgctgatttttgttttatcgagatttaaatgattttgtagaccattagatttaaaatgaaagatcACGACTAataattggagaatcttcaatttcttcccAATTGAAGAGGATCCGGATCCGTGCACATGACCATTTGGATTCAACATTGACGTTAGTTAGTGGTTATGATATttttttgacccaaaaaaacaTGAAGTCATAAAaatcccttcaatttttttaatttagtgcattttgaagggtattgcatttaatgtattaccatcattaaaatttttagacaaTACTatccttcaaaatgcactaaattaattaaatagatggattttgaaatggaaaggatcattttccttattttatacGCTTAGATAAAATGAACCGCTGAAATTTATGAATtggagaatttcaaatttaaagaaaattttaagggATCTCAATCCCGTTATAATCCATGTATCCTTCTTgctaattttttcttcttcttttttttatatcattcattttaaatcatatatacttataagaataaagatttaattcttttttatttaagaaggtaaaatatatttttatatgtcttttaaacttataataaaaaataatatatttaaattttaaaattaaattataataaaaaatttcgcCCATAGAGCAAGTTATA
This genomic interval from Corylus avellana chromosome ca3, CavTom2PMs-1.0 contains the following:
- the LOC132176364 gene encoding methylsterol monooxygenase 1-1-like, with translation MLPYQTLDEASAALGRNLTYSETLWFTYSARKSDYFLYCHTILFLFFVFSVIPLPLVFVEIARMVGFDRHKIQPKARLTLPEMFRCYKDVMRLFFLIVGPLQLVSYPSVKMIGIRTGLPLPSGWEIVAQLVVYFMVEDYTNYWIHRFLHNKWGYEKIHRVHHEYTAPIGFAAPYAHWAEILILGIPSFLGPAMVPGHMITFWLWIALRQIEAIETHSGYDFPWSPTKYIPFYGGAEYHDYHHYVGGQSQSNFASVFTYCDYIYGTDKGYRFQKRLFQKLNGELETSGEQNGGSYHISTQDLKSD